A stretch of Dyella sp. BiH032 DNA encodes these proteins:
- a CDS encoding DUF535 family protein — translation MNTSSPSPAGMTLDVALGLKRRDAGLPRPNVARPGGWIASLRHRQDWPASQPARFIEAAKYLVRALCLPRRHARYLRFVQGHAPMRAFRRRDPRLLERHLHRFVNARWKRRDRLRALLAHYQFATSALPTPLFDAVYVEGGVPLGLLVLKDGRELILSLRPPLDKGCEGELGIQLEGMDGRTLYRIVFTVIDDGRTLAIGCLQGPGGPDAREAVRELTRQMHGLRPKQLMLALACAFARHFGIAQVLGIANAAHPLSRRRAGIFQADYDAFWLEQQGVAEADTGWFVLPADPPRKAEADVPSHHRSAFRRREGLRAAAEAVLVRALCRSAPRADNATEMAAHFASTYASQEHAWIP, via the coding sequence TTGAACACCTCTTCCCCATCCCCGGCCGGCATGACCCTGGACGTCGCCCTTGGCCTGAAACGCCGCGACGCCGGCCTGCCGCGGCCAAACGTCGCGCGGCCGGGCGGCTGGATCGCTTCGCTGCGGCATCGCCAGGACTGGCCGGCATCGCAGCCGGCGCGCTTCATCGAGGCGGCGAAGTACCTCGTGCGAGCCCTGTGCCTGCCAAGGAGGCATGCGCGGTACCTGCGCTTCGTGCAAGGCCACGCGCCCATGCGGGCCTTTCGCCGCCGCGATCCCCGCCTGCTCGAGCGTCACCTGCACCGCTTCGTGAACGCGCGCTGGAAGCGGCGCGACCGGCTGCGCGCGCTGCTCGCGCACTATCAATTCGCTACCTCCGCCTTGCCGACGCCGCTGTTCGATGCGGTCTACGTCGAAGGCGGCGTGCCTCTTGGCCTGCTGGTGCTGAAGGACGGCCGCGAACTGATCCTCAGCCTGCGACCGCCACTCGACAAAGGCTGCGAGGGCGAACTGGGCATACAGCTCGAGGGCATGGACGGCCGGACGTTGTATCGCATCGTGTTCACCGTGATTGACGATGGCCGGACGCTGGCGATCGGCTGTCTGCAGGGGCCGGGCGGACCCGACGCGCGCGAAGCCGTGCGGGAACTCACGCGCCAGATGCATGGCCTGCGGCCGAAGCAGCTCATGCTGGCGCTGGCCTGCGCGTTTGCGCGTCATTTCGGTATCGCCCAGGTGCTGGGCATCGCCAACGCGGCCCATCCGCTGAGCCGGCGCCGCGCGGGGATTTTCCAGGCGGACTACGACGCTTTCTGGCTGGAGCAGCAGGGCGTGGCCGAGGCTGACACCGGCTGGTTCGTGCTGCCCGCCGATCCGCCGCGCAAAGCCGAGGCGGACGTGCCGAGTCATCACCGTTCCGCGTTCCGGCGGCGCGAAGGCCTGCGAGCGGCCGCCGAAGCCGTGCTGGTCCGCGCACTGTGCCGATCCGCGCCTCGTGCCGATAACGCGACGGAGATGGCGGCGCACTTCGCTTCCACCTATGCCTCGCAGGAGCACGCTTGGATACCGTGA
- the mutS gene encoding DNA mismatch repair protein MutS, producing the protein MDAHLEHTPLMRQYLSAKAEHPEVLLFFRMGDFYELFYDDARKAARLLDITLTQRGQSAGQPIPMAGVPYHAVENYLAKLVRLGESVAICEQIGDPALAKGIVERKVVRIVTPGTVTDAALLEERRDNLLLAIAAGPQATYGLAWVDLGSGRFLLSEVPSAEALAAELARLQPAETLVDEAVAWPKLVSTLPGLRRRPPWHFDGDAARRELNRFFGTRDLGGFGVDNLPLAIAAAGCLLGYVEETQKSALPHLSGMAVESASETIAMDAATRRNLELDTHPSGRTEHTLLGVLDESVTPMGARLLRRWLNRPLRAREPLRRRHQAIGALIDNRRYESLRERLRGIGDLERILARVALRSARPRDLSTLRDGLAAAPVLRDEIAALDSPLLHALVERIGDHHENAALLAAAIVPQPPVLQRDGGVIADGYDAELDELRRLATHADQFLVELEEREKAVSGIATLKVGYNRVHGYYIEISKAQADKAPTHYTRRQTTKNAERYITEELKTFEDKVLSAKERSLMRERALYEALLDTLTERLEPLKAAAAAMAELDVLSTLAERAATLDWSEPTLTDEPGILIERGRHPVVEKVRAEPFEPNDLVLGDARRMLVITGPNMGGKSTYMRQNALIVLLAHIGSYVPASRAAIGPIDRIFTRIGAGDDLSRGQSTFMVEMSETANILHNATGSSLVLMDEVGRGTSTYDGLALARAAAVHLAASSRAYTLFATHYFELTELAGEYPTIANVHLDAVEYGDQLVFMHAVKEGPANRSFGLQVAALAGLPKSVIADARRTLAELERGMHQHASAAKPQPDASPQLGLFAPQEPSAAERALADVDPDALTPREALDVLYRLKALL; encoded by the coding sequence ATGGACGCCCATCTCGAACACACTCCGCTCATGCGCCAGTACCTCTCGGCCAAGGCCGAACATCCCGAGGTGCTGCTGTTCTTCCGCATGGGCGATTTCTACGAGCTGTTCTACGACGACGCGCGCAAGGCCGCGCGATTGCTGGACATCACGCTCACCCAGCGCGGCCAGTCCGCCGGCCAGCCGATTCCCATGGCGGGCGTGCCGTACCACGCCGTGGAGAACTACCTGGCCAAGCTCGTGCGGCTGGGCGAGTCGGTAGCCATCTGCGAGCAGATCGGCGACCCGGCGCTGGCCAAAGGCATCGTCGAACGCAAGGTGGTGCGCATCGTTACGCCGGGCACGGTGACCGACGCCGCGCTGCTGGAGGAACGCCGCGACAACCTGCTGCTGGCCATTGCCGCCGGCCCGCAGGCCACGTACGGCCTAGCCTGGGTAGACCTGGGCAGCGGCCGCTTCCTGCTCAGCGAAGTGCCCAGCGCCGAAGCGCTGGCCGCCGAGCTGGCGCGACTGCAGCCGGCCGAGACGCTGGTCGACGAAGCGGTGGCCTGGCCCAAGCTGGTCAGCACTCTGCCCGGCCTGCGCCGGCGTCCGCCGTGGCATTTCGACGGCGATGCGGCCAGGCGCGAGCTCAATCGCTTCTTCGGCACCCGCGACCTTGGCGGCTTCGGCGTGGACAACCTGCCGCTGGCGATCGCCGCTGCCGGCTGCCTGCTCGGCTACGTGGAAGAAACGCAGAAGAGCGCGCTGCCGCATCTCTCCGGCATGGCGGTGGAAAGCGCCAGCGAGACGATCGCGATGGACGCCGCCACGCGCCGCAACCTGGAGCTGGACACGCATCCGAGCGGCCGCACCGAACACACCCTGCTCGGCGTGCTGGACGAGAGCGTGACGCCGATGGGCGCACGCCTGCTGCGCCGCTGGCTCAATCGTCCCCTGCGCGCGCGCGAACCGCTGCGCCGGCGCCACCAGGCGATCGGCGCGCTGATCGACAACCGCCGCTACGAGAGCCTGCGCGAACGCCTGCGCGGCATCGGCGACCTGGAACGCATCCTGGCCCGCGTGGCGCTGCGCTCGGCGCGGCCGCGCGATCTGTCCACCCTGCGCGACGGCCTCGCCGCCGCGCCGGTCCTGCGCGACGAGATTGCCGCCCTGGACAGCCCGCTGCTGCACGCGCTGGTCGAACGCATCGGCGATCACCACGAGAACGCGGCGCTGCTCGCGGCCGCGATCGTGCCGCAGCCACCGGTGCTGCAACGCGACGGCGGCGTGATCGCCGACGGCTACGACGCCGAGCTGGACGAACTGCGCCGCCTGGCCACGCACGCCGACCAGTTCCTGGTCGAGCTGGAAGAACGCGAGAAAGCCGTCAGCGGCATCGCGACGCTGAAGGTCGGCTACAACCGCGTGCACGGCTACTACATCGAGATCAGCAAGGCGCAGGCCGACAAGGCGCCCACGCACTACACGCGCCGCCAGACCACCAAGAACGCCGAGCGCTATATCACCGAGGAACTGAAGACCTTCGAAGACAAGGTGCTCTCGGCCAAGGAACGCTCGCTGATGCGCGAGCGCGCCCTGTACGAAGCGCTGCTGGATACGCTCACCGAACGGCTGGAACCGCTCAAGGCCGCCGCCGCTGCGATGGCCGAACTCGATGTGCTGTCCACGCTGGCCGAACGCGCGGCCACGCTCGACTGGAGCGAGCCGACGCTCACCGACGAGCCGGGCATCCTGATCGAGCGCGGCCGTCATCCGGTGGTGGAGAAAGTCCGCGCCGAGCCGTTCGAGCCGAACGACCTGGTGCTCGGCGATGCGCGACGCATGCTGGTGATCACCGGCCCTAACATGGGCGGCAAGTCGACCTACATGCGGCAGAACGCGCTGATCGTGCTGCTCGCCCACATCGGCAGCTACGTGCCGGCCAGCCGCGCCGCGATCGGGCCGATCGACCGCATCTTCACCCGCATCGGTGCCGGTGACGACCTGTCGCGCGGCCAGTCCACCTTCATGGTGGAGATGAGCGAGACGGCCAACATCCTGCACAACGCCACCGGGTCCAGCCTCGTGCTGATGGACGAGGTGGGCCGCGGCACCAGCACTTACGACGGCCTTGCGCTGGCGCGCGCCGCCGCCGTGCATCTGGCCGCGAGCAGCCGCGCCTACACGCTGTTCGCGACGCATTACTTCGAGCTGACCGAACTGGCCGGTGAATATCCGACCATCGCCAACGTGCACCTGGACGCGGTCGAGTACGGCGACCAGCTGGTCTTCATGCATGCGGTGAAAGAAGGCCCGGCCAATCGGAGCTTCGGCCTGCAGGTGGCCGCGCTGGCCGGCCTTCCCAAGTCGGTGATCGCCGATGCGCGGCGCACGCTGGCGGAACTGGAGCGCGGCATGCACCAGCACGCCTCCGCAGCCAAGCCGCAGCCCGATGCATCGCCGCAGCTGGGCCTGTTCGCACCGCAGGAACCCTCCGCGGCCGAGCGCGCGCTGGCCGACGTCGACCCGGACGCGCTGACGCCGCGCGAGGCGCTGGACGTGCTCTACCGCCTCAAGGCACTGCTCTGA
- a CDS encoding glutathione S-transferase family protein encodes MKLYYAETMNPRKVCAVAKYLGSPVEYVRVDLSRGEQRAPAFLAENPNGKVPVLVDGDTHLWESTAIMAHLAVKAGSDLWPADAASQVEVLRWLSWDIAHFSRHGGSLYFEHMIKPYLGLGEPNAAAVEEATNFFRRFAAVLDAHLEDRDYLVGGKLSIADFGTGVLLPWAKEARLPIGEFPNIQRWHERMMALPAWREPFPEPLPVAA; translated from the coding sequence ATGAAGCTGTACTACGCAGAGACGATGAATCCGCGCAAAGTCTGCGCGGTGGCGAAGTACCTCGGTTCGCCGGTGGAATACGTCAGGGTGGATCTGAGCCGTGGCGAGCAGCGCGCGCCGGCCTTCCTGGCCGAGAACCCCAACGGCAAGGTCCCGGTGCTGGTCGACGGCGATACGCATCTGTGGGAAAGCACCGCCATCATGGCCCATCTCGCCGTCAAGGCCGGCTCCGACCTCTGGCCTGCCGACGCCGCGAGCCAGGTCGAGGTGCTGCGCTGGCTGTCGTGGGACATCGCGCATTTCTCACGGCACGGCGGTTCGCTGTACTTCGAGCACATGATCAAGCCGTACCTGGGCCTGGGCGAGCCGAATGCCGCGGCGGTGGAGGAGGCGACGAATTTCTTCCGCCGGTTCGCGGCCGTGCTGGATGCGCACCTGGAAGACCGCGACTACCTGGTCGGCGGCAAGCTCAGCATCGCAGACTTCGGCACTGGCGTGCTGCTGCCGTGGGCGAAAGAGGCGCGCCTGCCGATCGGGGAATTCCCCAACATCCAGCGCTGGCACGAGCGGATGATGGCGTTGCCCGCGTGGCGCGAGCCGTTCCCCGAACCGCTGCCGGTGGCCGCGTGA
- a CDS encoding TetR/AcrR family transcriptional regulator, whose translation MPYTAEHKQKTRQRIVECARELFNRRGFANVSIDEIMQRAGLTRGGFYNHFKAKEELYAEAVSVYLTFDPTQRWQGIEFDPHACGTASARQMVTVYLSSAHLEDIEGHCPLIALPSDTARAGPQVRKAYHGLVEHMAGMIAAGAGGQDATQARERGLAITALCVGGMVLARTTDDPAFADEVRKAACALALELIGPGSEPAS comes from the coding sequence ATGCCCTACACCGCCGAGCACAAGCAGAAGACCCGGCAGCGCATCGTCGAATGCGCGCGCGAACTGTTCAATCGCCGCGGCTTCGCCAATGTTTCCATCGACGAGATCATGCAGCGCGCGGGCCTGACCCGCGGCGGGTTCTACAACCACTTCAAGGCCAAGGAAGAGCTCTACGCGGAGGCGGTGTCCGTCTATCTGACCTTCGATCCGACCCAACGCTGGCAAGGCATCGAGTTCGACCCGCACGCCTGCGGTACCGCGAGTGCGCGCCAGATGGTGACCGTCTATCTGTCATCCGCGCACCTGGAAGACATCGAGGGGCATTGCCCGCTGATCGCCCTGCCGTCCGATACCGCACGTGCCGGCCCGCAGGTGCGAAAGGCCTATCACGGCCTGGTCGAGCACATGGCCGGCATGATCGCCGCCGGCGCAGGAGGCCAGGATGCCACCCAGGCGCGCGAACGCGGGCTGGCGATCACCGCCTTGTGCGTGGGTGGCATGGTATTGGCGCGCACCACCGACGATCCGGCGTTCGCCGATGAAGTCCGCAAAGCCGCATGTGCCCTGGCGTTGGAGTTGATCGGGCCCGGGTCCGAGCCAGCCTCTTGA